A stretch of DNA from Rathayibacter sp. VKM Ac-2762:
CGTCCTCCAGAACGTGACGGAGGGGCCGCTGCGAGTGCAGCGCCGTCCCGCGTCCGAGGTGGTCCCGGAGGCGGAGCGCCTGCTCGAGCGCGTCGGCCTCGGCGGTCGGGGGAGCGCCTACCCCTTCGAGCTCTCCGGCGGTCAGCAGCAGCGCGTGGGCATCGTCCGGGCGCTCGCGCTGCGGCCCGATCTGCTCCTCTTCGACGAGCCCACCTCGGCGCTGGACCCGGAGCTGGTCGGCGACGTGCTCTCGCTGATGCGGGAGCTGGCGGGGGAGGGCTGGACCATGCTCGTCGTGACGCACGAGCTCGAGTTCGCCCGGCAGGTGGCCTCGGAGGTCGTCTTCATGGCCGACGGCGTGGTCGTCGAGCGGGGCGCCCCTGCGCAGATCCTCCGGGAGCCGCGGGAGCCTCGCACCCGGCAGTTCCTGCACCGCCTCCTCCACCCGCTCGAGTAGACGGTCGGCGCTGTCCCCCGTCGACGGGGAGCCGCGCGGCGCACCGGGCGCGGCGGAAGGCGTGCCTATGCTGTCCGGGTGACCTGGAGCAGCGACGCCGAGACCACGCGGATCCCCTCCGCGACCGAGACGTCCGGCGGAACCGGACCCCAGCCGACCCGGGAGTACGTCTGGCCCGAGCCCGTGACGGGTCGGCAGCCGACCGTCGAGCCCGCCGCCCCGGCCGCCGCGGCGTCCGCCCCCAGCGCCCTCGGGCCGGTCGAGGCCGAGCCCGAGCCGGTCCGGCGCTCCGGCAACCGCCTCGCGGGCCTCGCGCTCGCCCTCCTGACGACCGCGGTCTTCGCCGTCCTGTACCTCGTCGCCCTGACGGCGATCCGCCTCCTCGTCGACCGCGTCGGCGGCGACCCGGTCGCCCTCGCGCTCGACGCTGCGCCGACCGCGCTCTTCCTCGCCCCGGTGGCCGCGTTCCTGGTCGGCCTGGCGCTGATCGTGCTGGTCGTGAACCGCGCGGGCTGGTGGGCCTACGTCCTCGGCGGCTTCCTCGTCGCCCTCCTCACGGCCGCGGCCGCGCTGGTCGGCGGCTGGAGCGCCGTCGGACCGCTCGCCCTGCCGATCGACCGCTCCCTCGCGCTCGACTACGTCAACGATCCCGCCGTCCTCGCGGCGGTCCTCGCCGCCGGCGTGCTCGGTCGGGAGGCGAGCGTCTGGGGCGGCGCCGCGATCGCGGGCCGCGCCCGGGGCGTCAAGCGCCGCAACGCCGAGCGCGAAGCGGCCGCGCAGTCGTGACTCCGGAGGGGCAGGGGCAGGGGCAGGGCCGCGGAGCCGGCCTGGGCTACGGCCTCGCGCTGGCCGGCTTCGCCGCGTTCCTCTACCTCGCCCTGGTCGTCTGCGCGTTCGGGGTCCTCAGCCTTCTGCTGGACCAGGACGTCGTGCCCGAGCGCGACGCCGGCCCGCTGCTGGGGCCGGTGTCGGTGGCGGTCTGCGTCGTCGCCGTGCTGGTCGCGATGGTGACCCTCGCCGCCCGTCCCGCCGTCCACCGCGTCCTCGGCCCGTCGCTGCTGACCGGGGTCGTCGTCTACCTGCTCTTCCTCGTCACGGGCGGAGCGCTCTACGGGCTCGGCCGCCAGGAGCCGGGGGAGATCCTCGGCTGGATCCTCGACCACGCCCCCACTGTCTTCGCGATCGCGACCGGCGTGCTCGCGGCCGCCGTCCAGCTCGTGTTCCTCCTGCTCCTGGCCCGTCGCGACGCCGGCGGCCGCAGCCCCCACTGGGGCTGGGAGGGCGACGAGCGGGAGTGACGACGGAGTCCCGGCGCGGCTCAGCGCGGCGCTGCGGCATCTCCCAGGGCGAACGCCGCTCGGTTGACCGGCCCCGTCACTCCCCGTAATATTCTTCGGGTGTGCGCTTTGCCGTGCGCTCGTGTCGTGCCTCCGGGTCGATGCGGTCGCCGCACTTCGCTCCACCGGGTCCGCGAGGATCCGCGGGTTCGTCCGATCGGGCGGCCCCCACGGCATACCCCTCACCCTCCCGGTCCCGCTCGCGGGGCCGCGGGGTGCGTCGGGTCCAGATGAACTCGGCCGTTCCCGGAGACGGGAGGGCCGAATGTCGACCATCGATCCGCTGTCACCGTGCAGCATTCAAGGAGCAAAACCAGTGCCAACGATTCAGCAGTTGGTCCGCAAGGGACGCACGCCGAAGGTCACCAAGACCAAGGCGCCCGCCCTGAAGGCCAACCCCCAGCAGCGCGGCGTCTGCACGCGCGTCTACACGACCACGCCCAAGAAGCCGAATTCGGCCCTCCGCAAGGTGGCCCGCGTGAAGCTCTCCAACGGCACCGAGGTCACCGCCTACATCCCCGGCGAGGGCCACAACCTGCAGGAGCACTCGATGGTGCTCGTGCGCGGCGGTCGCGTCAAGGACCTCCCCGGTGTCCGCTACAAGATCGTTCGCGGCGCCCTGGACACCCAGGCCGTCAAGAACCGCAAGCAGGCTCGCAGCCGGTACGGCGCGAAGATGGAGAAGAAGTAATGCCTCGTAAGGGCCCCGCTCCCAAGCGCCCCGTCGTCGCAGACCCCGTCTACGGCGCCCCCATCGTCAGCCAGCTCGTCAACAAGATCCTCCTGGACGGCAAGAAGGGCCTCGCCGAGCGCATCGTCTACGGTGCCCTCGAGGGCGTCGCCGGCAAGAACGGCCAGGACGCGGTCGTCACCCTCAAGAAGGCGCTCGACAACGTCCGCCCGACCCTCGAGGTCCGCAGCCGCCGCGTCGGCGGCTCGACCTACCAGGTCCCGGTCGAGGTCAAGCCCCACCGCGCCAACACCCTCGCGCTCCGCTGGCTCACCAGCTACGCGAAGGCCCGTCGCGAGAAGACGATGACCGAGCGTCTCATGAACGAGATCCTCGACGCGTCGAACGGTCTGGGCGCCGCTGTCAAGCGTCGCGAGGACACCCACAAGATGGCCGAGTCGAACAAGGCCTTCGCGCACTACCGCTGGTAGCGCACCCCGCGGCCGCCTCCGGGCGACCGCGACCGCCGGGCCCGCGGCGTCACCGCTGCGGGCCCGGTCCCGGCGGCGGATCGCCCGATCCCCGCGACCGGGCGACCGCCACCACCAGAATCCCAGCCATTCGGCCATGAACCCGGTGCGCTGGCTCCATCACCTATCGGAGGAACTCCGTGGCACAAGATGTGCTCACCGACCTGAACAAGGTCCGCAACATCGGCATCATGGCCCACATCGATGCCGGCAAGACCACCACCACCGAGCGCATCCTGTTCTACACGGGTATCACGCACAAGATCGGCGAGGTCCACGACGGCGCCGCGACGATGGACTGGATGGCGCAGGAGCAGGAGCGCGGCATCACGATCACGTCCGCCGCGACGACCTGCTTCTGGAACAAGAACCAGATCAACATCATCGACACCCCCGGTCACGTCGACTTCACGGTCGAGGTCGAGCGCTCGCTCCGCGTCCTCGACGGCGCCGTCGCCGTCTTCGACGGCAAGGAGGGCGTCGAGCCCCAGTCCGAGACCGTCTGGCGTCAGGCCGACAAGTACGACGTCCCGCGCATCTGCTTCGTCAACAAGATGGACAAGCTCGGCGCCGACTTCTACTACACGGTCGACACGATCATCAAGCGCCTCGGCGCGAAGCCGCTGGTCATCCAGCTGCCCATCGGCGCGGAGTCCTCCTTCGAGGGCGTCGTCGACCTGGTCGAGATGCGCGCGCTCACGTGGCGCGGCGACTCGAAGGGTGACGTCGCGCTCGGCGCGAAGTACGAGATCGAGGAGATCCCGGCCGACCTCGCCGACAAGGCGGCGGAGTACCGCGAGAAGCTCCTCGAGACCGTCGCGGAGACCTCCGACGAGCTGCTCGAGAAGTACTTCGGCGGCGAGGAGCTCACCGTCGCGGAGATCAAGGGCGCCATCCGCAAGATGACCGTCAACTCCGAGATCTACCCGGTGCTCTGCGGCTCGGCGTTCAAGAACCGCGGCGTCCAGCCGATGCTCGACGCTGTCGTGGACTACCTCCCCTCCCCGCTCGACGTCCCCGCCATCGAGGCGCATGACGTCCGCGACGAGGAGAAGGTCATCATGCGCCACGCGGACTCGACCGAGCCCTTCTCGGCGCTCGCGTTCAAGGTCGCCGTGCACCCGTTCTTCGGCCGCCTGACCTACGTCCGCGTCTACTCGGGCAAGCTCGACTCCGGCGCCCAGGTCATCAACTCGACCAAGGGCAAGAAGGAGCGCATCGGCAAGATCTTCCAGATGCACTCCAACAAGGAGAACCCGGTCGACTCGGTCACCGCCGGCCACATCTACGCCGTCATCGGCCTCAAGGACACCACCACCGGTGACACCCTGAGCGACCCGGCCGCGCAGGTCGTGCTCGAGTCGATGACCTTCCCGGAGCCCGTCATCGAGGTCGCCATCGAGCCCAAGACGAAGGCGGACCAGGAGAAGCTCGGCACCGCGATCCAGAAGCTCGCGGAGGAGGACCCCACCTTCCGCACCGAGCAGAACCAGGAGACCGGTCAGACGGTCATCAAGGGAATGGGCGAGCTGCACCTCGACATCCTGGTCGACCGCATGAAGCGCGAGTTCAACGTCGAGGCCAACGTGGGCAAGCCCCAGGTCGCGTACCGCGAGACGATCCGCCGCACAGTCGAGAAGTACGACTACACCCACAAGAAGCAGACGGGTGGCTCCGGCCAGTTCGCGAAGGTCCAGATCACCATCGAGCCGATGGAGGTCGAGGCCGACAAGACCTACGAGTTCGTCAACGGCGTCACCGGTGGCCGCGTCCCGCGCGAGTACATCCCCTCCGTCGACGCGGGCATCCGCGACGCCATGCAGGTCGGCGTGCTCGCCGGCTACCCCATGGTCGGCGTGAAGGCGACCCTGGTCGACGGAGCGGCGCACGACGTCGACTCCTCCGAGATGGCGTTCAAGATCGCCGGCTCGATCGCGTTCAAGGAGGCCTCGCGCAAGGCGCAGCCGGTCCTCCTCGAGCCGCTCATGGCCGTCGAGGTCCGTACTCCCGAGGAGTACATGGGCGACGTCATCGGCGACATCAACTCGCGTCGCGGGATGATCCAGTCGATGGAGGACGCCACCGGCATCAAGGTCATCCGGGCCAACGTCCCGCTGTCCGAGATGTTCGGCTACATCGGAGACCTGCGCTCGAAGACCTCGGGCCGCGCCGTCTACTCGATGACGTTCGAGACCTACGCCGAGGTCCCCAAGGCCGTGGCCGAGGAGATCGTCCAGAAGAACAAGGGCGAGTAGCTCCGCCCCTGGGCCGTCGCCGTTCCCCGGAACGGCGGCGGCCTGGTAGTGTCGTGCGGGTTTGCTGCCGAGTGCAGCGCGCCCCCTGTCGCAGCGGGACGGCCGCACGACCACTGCCGGTAACATACGTACACAAAACCCCCGCAAGTCCTCCTGTCCTCGTGCCGCCCCGTGCGGCCGCCCGGATGCGGATGCTTGCACCTAAGTCCTGAGGAGGACCCACAGTGGCTAAGGCCAAGTTCGAGCGGACCAAGCCGCACGTCAACATCGGAACCATCGGTCACGTCGACCACGGAAAGACCACGCTCACCGCGGCGATCTCGAAGGTTCTGGCGGACAAGTTCCCGTCCGCGACCAACGTCCAGCGTGACTTCGCGTCGATCGACTCCGCTCCCGAGGAGCGCCAGCGCGGCATCACGATCAACATCTCGCACGTCGAGTACGAGACGCCGAAGCGCCACTACGCGCACGTCGACGCCCCGGGTCACGCCGACTACATCAAGAACATGATCACCGGCGCGGCCCAGATGGACGGCGCGATCCTCGTGGTCGCCGCCACCGACGGCCCGATGGCTCAGACCCGTGAGCACGTCCTCCTCGCCAAGCAGGTCGGCGTCCCCTACCTGATGGTCGCGTTGAACAAGTCCGACATGGTGGACGACGAGGAGATCCTGGAGCTCGTCGAGCTCGAGGTCCGCGAGCTCCTCTCGTCGCAGGGCTTTCCCGGCGACGACGCTCCGGTCATCCGCGTCTCGGGCCTCAAGGCCCTCGAGGGCGACGAGACGTGGACCCAGTCCATCCTCGACCTCATGGACGCCGTCGACGAGTCCATCCCGGACCCGGTGCGCGACAAGGACAAGCCGTTCCTCATGCCGATCGAGGACGTCTTCACGATCACCGGTCGTGGAACCGTCGTCACCGGCCGTGCGGAGCGTGGAACCCTCGCTCTGAACTCCGAGGTCGAGATCGTCGGCATCCGCCCGACGCAGAAGACCACGGTCACCGGAATCGAGATGTTCCACAAGCAGCTCGACGAGGCCTGGGCCGGCGAGAACTGCGGTCTGCTCCTCCGCGGCACCAAGCGCGAGGACGTCGAGCGCGGCCAGGTCGTCGTCAAGCCGGGTTCGGTCACGCCGCACACGGACTTCGAGGGCACCGCGTACATCCTGTCCAAGGATGAGGGTGGGCGTCACAACCCGTTCTACGCGAACTACCGTCCGCAGTTCTACTTCCGCACCACCGACGTCACCGGCGTCATCACGCTGCCCGAGGGCACCGAGATGGTCATGCCCGGCGACACCACCGACATGACGGTCGCGCTGATCCAGCCGATCGCCATGGAGGAGGGCCTCGGCTTCGCCATCCGTGAGGGTGGACGCACCGTGGGTGCCGGTACGGTCACCAAGATCATCAAGTAGGTCCGTCCTACCGATCTCTCGAGAGGGGTCGTCCGCTTCGGCGGGCGGCCCCTCTCGTCGTTCCCGGGGACGCCCGGCTAGCGTGGCGGCATGCCCTTCGTGAAGAGCGACCCCCGTGCCCTCCCGCAGTTCTTCGAGTGGGAGGCGGCCGGCCTGGACTGGCTGCGCGAGGCGGACGGCGGTGCGCGCTGTGTCGGGGTGGAGAGGGTGTCGCCCGGGCGCATCGAGCTGGAGGAGATCCGCTCCGTGCGTCCCTCGGCCGAGTCGGCTCGGGCTCTCGGCGCCGCGCTCGCCCGGACGCACGACGCCGGAGCCGCGGCGTTCGGAGCGCCGCCCCCGGGATGGACCGGCCCCGCCTACATCGGCCGCCGCGGGATGCCGTGCCGCCCGGACGACTCGTGGGGGCGCTTCTACGCGGAGCAGCGGGTGCGGCCGTTCCTCGGCCCCGCCGTGGAGGCGGGCAACCTCACGGCAGCCGAGTCGCGGCTCGTCGAGCAGGCTCTGGGCCGGGTGGCGGCCGGAGCCTTCGACGACGGTGCGGGGCCCGCCCGGATCCACGGGGACCTCTGGACCGGCAACGTGCTCTGGACGGCGGACGGCGCCGTCCTGATCGACCCCGCCGCTCACGGGGGACACCGCGAGACCGATCTGGCGATGCTGGCCCTCTTCGGTGCTCCGCACCTCGACGCCGTCCTCGAGGGCTACCGCGAGCAGCATCCGCTGGGGGCCGGCTACGAGGAGCGGGTGCCACTCCACCAGCTGCACCCGCTCGCCGTTCACGCCGCCGGTCACGGTCCCTCCTACGGCCGCGCCCTGGCAGACGCAGCGGAGCAGGTGATCGCACTGGCCGGCTGACCGGCGCGCCCGCACCGTTCCCCCAGCCGGGAGCGCCACACTGAGGCACGCGCCGCCCTGTGCGCGTTTACAAGGAGGCATCATCGTGGATCTCGGGAAGCTCGGACGCCAGGCCGGCGAACTGCTCAACAGCCGGAAGGCCCAGGACGCGCTGCGGAGCGAGAAGGCCGAGCAGGTCTCCGACCAGACCCTCGAGAAGGCGGGCGAGATCGCCAGCCGCCTCACCAACGGCAAGTACGACGACCGCATCGAGGACCTGAAGCGCCAGGCCGACAAGCGGATCGGCAACGAGTAGCGGCTGCCGTCCGACTGCTCCTCCCCGCCGTCAAGCGGGTGCGGGCCTCGGATCCGCCGTCCTATCGTCGGATCGATGGCTGACACTCGCGCGCAACGACTCCGCAGGACCGATTCGAGCGGGCGCGGCTACACCCGGGTGCGCGCGGGCTCCGGCTTCAGCTACCGCGACCCGAAGGGCGCGACCGTCGCCGACAAGGAGCTGCGCGGGCGCTTCGACCGTCTCGGCATCCCGCCGGCCTGGACGGACGTCTGGATCGCCCCGTACCCCAACGGGCACATCCAGGCCACCGGCGTCGACTCCGCCGGCCGCCGCCAGTACATCTACCATCCGACCTGGCGCGAGCAGAAGGACCGGATCAAGTTCGACCGGGCGCTGCGGCTCGCGGAGGCCCTGCCCGGGGCGCGCCGGGCCGTGACCATCGCCCTCCGCTCGGACGGACCCAGCCGCGAGCGCGCGCTGGCCACCGCCTTCCGGATGCTCGACACCGGATCGCTCCGCGTCGGCAGCGAGAGGTACGCGAAGGAGCACGGCAGCATCGGCCTCTCGACGCTCCTGTGCGCGCACGCCACGACCCACGGGGACCGGGTCGCCCTCGCCTTCCCCGGGAAGAGCCACCAGGCGTGGACGAGCGAGATCCTCGACCACGACCTCTCGCGCGTCGTCCGTGCACTCAAGCGTCGCGGGCCGAACGCCCGCCTGCTCGCCTGGAAGGACGGGCGGGAGTGGCGGCCGATCTCGGCACCCGAGATCAACGACTACGTGCGCGAGCGCGCCGGCGACGACTTCACGGCGAAGGACTTCCGCACTCTGCACGGCACGGTCGCGGCCGCGCTGAGCCTGGCGAAGTCGGGCCCGCAGGCCACGCAGCGCGCTCGGAACTCCGCGATCGCCCAGGCGATGCGCGACGCCTCCGACGTGCTCGGTAACACGCCGACGGTCGCCCGCGCCAGCTACGTCGACCCGCGGCTTCTGGACCACTTCCGCGCCGGCGAGACCATCGACGCGTCGCGCCCCGCGTCGGCCGAGACCGCCGTCCGGGCGCTGCTCTTCGAGTAGCGGGGGAGGCGCTCCGACCCGCGCTGCTGCTCGGAGCGACCGGCTCCCCAGGGCCGTCACGACGTGCTCGCGGAGGAGCCCTCCGGCGCGACACGCCCGGGTTGCAGGGGTGGGGCATCTGTGGGAGACTCTTCTAGTTCAAAATTTCCTCTCGGGCGGCGTGCTGCTCGGAGGGGGACACTGCCAGGCAGTGCCGAGACGGCATCGCGGAGGCTCGACCCGAGAGGGCGGCCGCGCGGGTGCGACGTCGAGGCGGCGGGTAGCAGAACGACAACAACCGACATCTCAACGGTCTCTCCGTGCGTCGTGCGTTCTGCACGCCGATCGGAGCGCCCCAGGGGTGCGGTGCTTTTGACAGAAGAACACTGGTTGCACTTTTCCGGGTCACCGGAGTTCCTTCGCGAGCGCGTCCAATGCGAGGCGAGTCCGGCTCCGGCCGGGGGAGTCGCGTACGACGCAATAACAAGAGAGTGAGAGATCACACATGGCGGGACAGAAGATCCGCATCCGACTGAAGTCGTACGACCACGAGGTCATCGACACGTCGGCGCGCAAGATCGTCGACACGGTCACCCGTGCCGGTGCAACGGTGGTCGGCCCCGTGCCGCTGCCGACCGAGAAGAACGTGGTCTGCGTGATCCGTTCTCCCCACAAGTACAAGGACAGCCGCGAGCACTTCGAGATGCGCACCCACAAGCGCCTCATCGACATCATCGACCCGACGCCCAAGGCCGTCGACTCGCTCATGCGCCTCGACCTGCCGGCCGACGTCAACATCGAGATCAAGCTCTAAGGAGGAGTGCCACCATGTCTGTCACTGTTTCCCCCACGCTGAAGACCAGCAAGGGCCTCCTCGGCACCAAGCTCGGAATGACCCAGGTCTGGGACGAGAACAACAAGCTCGTGCCGGTCACCGTCATCGAGATCAGCCCCAACGTCGTGACCCAGGTCCGCACGGAGGAGAAGGACGGCTACACCGCCGTCCAGCTCGCCGCCGGTGCGATCGACCCGCGCAAGGTGAACAAGCCCGCCGCCGGTCACTTCGACGCCGCGGGCGTCACCCCCCGCCGCCACCTCACCGAGGTCCGCACCTCCGACGCCGCCGACTACTCGGCCGGCCAGGAGCTGACCGTGGACGCCGTCTTCGAGGCCGGCACCAAGGTCGACGTCGTCGGCACCAGCAAGGGCAAGGGCTTCGCCGGTGTCATGAAGCGTCACAACTTCAAGGGCGTCTCGGCTTCGCACGGTTCGCACCGCAACCACCGCAAGCCCGGCTCCATCGGCGCCTCCTCGACCCCCAGCCGTGTCTTCAAGGGCATGCGCATGGCCGGTCGCATGGGTGGCGAGCGCGTCACCGTGCTCAACCTCAAGGTGCACTCCGTCGACGCCGAGAAGGGCCTGCTGCTCGTCAAGGGCGCCGTCCCCGGTGCCCGCGGTCGCCTCGTGTTCGTTCGCAACGCCGTGAAGGGAGCGTAGTTCCATGGCTACCTCTGTCGACATCATCGACGTCAAGGGCCAGAAGGCGGGCTCGGTCGAGCTCCCCGCCGCGCTCTTCGACGTCCAGACCAACATCCCCCTCATCCACCAGGTCGTCGTGGCCCAGCTCGCCGCGGCGCGCCAGGGAACCCACAAGACGAAGAACCGCGGTGAGGTCTCCGGAGCCGGTCGCAAGCCGTTCAAGCAGAAGGGAACCGGTCGCGCTCGTCAGGGCTCGATCCGCGCCCCGCACATGACCGGTGGTGGCGTGGTCCACGGACCGACCCCCCGCAGCTACGCGCAGCGCACCCCCAAGAAGATGATCGCCGCTGCTCTGCTCGGCGCTCTCTCGGACCGCGCCCGCGGTGCCCGCATCCACGTGGTCGAGTCCCTCGCCCTCGGCGACACCCCCCGGACCAAGGACGTCCTCGTCCTGCTCGACGCCCTCTCGGTGTCGCGCAACGTCCTCGTGGTGCTCGAGCGCGACGACTACATCGCCGAGCTCTCGCTCCGCAACGTGCCGTTCGTGCACATCCTGCCGGCCGACCAGCTCAACGCGTACGACGTGCTCGTCTCCGACGACATCGTGTTCTCGAAGGGCGCGCTCGACGCGTTCATCGCGGCCAAGTCGGGCGTCGAGTCCAACAAGGAAGAGGTGAACGCATGAGCCAGTCCGCCGCGTTCAACAAGGACCCCCGCGACGTCATCATCTCCCCGGTGGTCTCGGAGAAGTCCTACGGCCTGATCGACGAGGGCAAGTACACCTTCGTGGTCGACCCGCGTTCGAACAAGACCGAGATCAAGCTCGCCATCGAGAAGATCTTCGGCGTCGAGGTCGCGTCGATCAACACGCTGAACCGCCAGGGCAAGACCCGCCGCACGAAGTTCGGCACCGGCAAGCGCAAGGACACCAAGCGCGCGATCGTCACGCTGAAGTCCGGCTCCATCGACATCTTCACGAGCGTCGGCTGAGCCGAAGAAGCGTAGAGGAAACAGACAATGGCTATTCGTAAGTACAAGCCCACGACCCCCGGTCGCCGCGGCTCCAGCGTTGCCGACTTCGCCGAGATCACCCGCTCGACGCCCGAGAAGTCGCTCCTGCGCCCGCTGTCCAAGACCGGTGGCCGCAACAACTCCGGCCGCATCACGACGCGTCACATCGGTGGTGGCCACAAGCGCCAGTACCGTCTGATCGACTTCCGTCGCAACGACAAGGACGGCGTCAACGCCAAGGTCGCTCACATCGAGTACGACCCCAACCGCACGGCGCGCATCGCGCTGCTCCACTTCGTGGACGGCACCAAGCGCTACATCCTGGCCCCGAACAAGCTCTCGCAGGGCGACGTCGTGGAGTCGGGCGCCGGCGCCGACATCAAGCCCGGCAACAACCTGCCGCT
This window harbors:
- the tuf gene encoding elongation factor Tu, translated to MAKAKFERTKPHVNIGTIGHVDHGKTTLTAAISKVLADKFPSATNVQRDFASIDSAPEERQRGITINISHVEYETPKRHYAHVDAPGHADYIKNMITGAAQMDGAILVVAATDGPMAQTREHVLLAKQVGVPYLMVALNKSDMVDDEEILELVELEVRELLSSQGFPGDDAPVIRVSGLKALEGDETWTQSILDLMDAVDESIPDPVRDKDKPFLMPIEDVFTITGRGTVVTGRAERGTLALNSEVEIVGIRPTQKTTVTGIEMFHKQLDEAWAGENCGLLLRGTKREDVERGQVVVKPGSVTPHTDFEGTAYILSKDEGGRHNPFYANYRPQFYFRTTDVTGVITLPEGTEMVMPGDTTDMTVALIQPIAMEEGLGFAIREGGRTVGAGTVTKIIK
- a CDS encoding amino acid ABC transporter ATP-binding protein — encoded protein: MSPADTPTDARPVLTARGLRKSFGGVEVLRGIDLEVHRGEVVALIGPSGSGKTTVLRSLNSLEVPDGGVVELADGSVLDFDRGVGRKALTGLRDHSAMVFQHFNLFPHLTVLQNVTEGPLRVQRRPASEVVPEAERLLERVGLGGRGSAYPFELSGGQQQRVGIVRALALRPDLLLFDEPTSALDPELVGDVLSLMRELAGEGWTMLVVTHELEFARQVASEVVFMADGVVVERGAPAQILREPREPRTRQFLHRLLHPLE
- a CDS encoding DNA topoisomerase IB: MADTRAQRLRRTDSSGRGYTRVRAGSGFSYRDPKGATVADKELRGRFDRLGIPPAWTDVWIAPYPNGHIQATGVDSAGRRQYIYHPTWREQKDRIKFDRALRLAEALPGARRAVTIALRSDGPSRERALATAFRMLDTGSLRVGSERYAKEHGSIGLSTLLCAHATTHGDRVALAFPGKSHQAWTSEILDHDLSRVVRALKRRGPNARLLAWKDGREWRPISAPEINDYVRERAGDDFTAKDFRTLHGTVAAALSLAKSGPQATQRARNSAIAQAMRDASDVLGNTPTVARASYVDPRLLDHFRAGETIDASRPASAETAVRALLFE
- the rplC gene encoding 50S ribosomal protein L3, with translation MSVTVSPTLKTSKGLLGTKLGMTQVWDENNKLVPVTVIEISPNVVTQVRTEEKDGYTAVQLAAGAIDPRKVNKPAAGHFDAAGVTPRRHLTEVRTSDAADYSAGQELTVDAVFEAGTKVDVVGTSKGKGFAGVMKRHNFKGVSASHGSHRNHRKPGSIGASSTPSRVFKGMRMAGRMGGERVTVLNLKVHSVDAEKGLLLVKGAVPGARGRLVFVRNAVKGA
- the rpsJ gene encoding 30S ribosomal protein S10 — protein: MAGQKIRIRLKSYDHEVIDTSARKIVDTVTRAGATVVGPVPLPTEKNVVCVIRSPHKYKDSREHFEMRTHKRLIDIIDPTPKAVDSLMRLDLPADVNIEIKL
- the rpsL gene encoding 30S ribosomal protein S12 yields the protein MPTIQQLVRKGRTPKVTKTKAPALKANPQQRGVCTRVYTTTPKKPNSALRKVARVKLSNGTEVTAYIPGEGHNLQEHSMVLVRGGRVKDLPGVRYKIVRGALDTQAVKNRKQARSRYGAKMEKK
- a CDS encoding antitoxin, whose amino-acid sequence is MDLGKLGRQAGELLNSRKAQDALRSEKAEQVSDQTLEKAGEIASRLTNGKYDDRIEDLKRQADKRIGNE
- the rplD gene encoding 50S ribosomal protein L4, whose amino-acid sequence is MATSVDIIDVKGQKAGSVELPAALFDVQTNIPLIHQVVVAQLAAARQGTHKTKNRGEVSGAGRKPFKQKGTGRARQGSIRAPHMTGGGVVHGPTPRSYAQRTPKKMIAAALLGALSDRARGARIHVVESLALGDTPRTKDVLVLLDALSVSRNVLVVLERDDYIAELSLRNVPFVHILPADQLNAYDVLVSDDIVFSKGALDAFIAAKSGVESNKEEVNA
- the rpsG gene encoding 30S ribosomal protein S7 produces the protein MPRKGPAPKRPVVADPVYGAPIVSQLVNKILLDGKKGLAERIVYGALEGVAGKNGQDAVVTLKKALDNVRPTLEVRSRRVGGSTYQVPVEVKPHRANTLALRWLTSYAKARREKTMTERLMNEILDASNGLGAAVKRREDTHKMAESNKAFAHYRW
- the fusA gene encoding elongation factor G codes for the protein MAQDVLTDLNKVRNIGIMAHIDAGKTTTTERILFYTGITHKIGEVHDGAATMDWMAQEQERGITITSAATTCFWNKNQINIIDTPGHVDFTVEVERSLRVLDGAVAVFDGKEGVEPQSETVWRQADKYDVPRICFVNKMDKLGADFYYTVDTIIKRLGAKPLVIQLPIGAESSFEGVVDLVEMRALTWRGDSKGDVALGAKYEIEEIPADLADKAAEYREKLLETVAETSDELLEKYFGGEELTVAEIKGAIRKMTVNSEIYPVLCGSAFKNRGVQPMLDAVVDYLPSPLDVPAIEAHDVRDEEKVIMRHADSTEPFSALAFKVAVHPFFGRLTYVRVYSGKLDSGAQVINSTKGKKERIGKIFQMHSNKENPVDSVTAGHIYAVIGLKDTTTGDTLSDPAAQVVLESMTFPEPVIEVAIEPKTKADQEKLGTAIQKLAEEDPTFRTEQNQETGQTVIKGMGELHLDILVDRMKREFNVEANVGKPQVAYRETIRRTVEKYDYTHKKQTGGSGQFAKVQITIEPMEVEADKTYEFVNGVTGGRVPREYIPSVDAGIRDAMQVGVLAGYPMVGVKATLVDGAAHDVDSSEMAFKIAGSIAFKEASRKAQPVLLEPLMAVEVRTPEEYMGDVIGDINSRRGMIQSMEDATGIKVIRANVPLSEMFGYIGDLRSKTSGRAVYSMTFETYAEVPKAVAEEIVQKNKGE
- a CDS encoding fructosamine kinase family protein, which translates into the protein MPFVKSDPRALPQFFEWEAAGLDWLREADGGARCVGVERVSPGRIELEEIRSVRPSAESARALGAALARTHDAGAAAFGAPPPGWTGPAYIGRRGMPCRPDDSWGRFYAEQRVRPFLGPAVEAGNLTAAESRLVEQALGRVAAGAFDDGAGPARIHGDLWTGNVLWTADGAVLIDPAAHGGHRETDLAMLALFGAPHLDAVLEGYREQHPLGAGYEERVPLHQLHPLAVHAAGHGPSYGRALADAAEQVIALAG
- a CDS encoding DUF6121 family protein, producing MTPEGQGQGQGRGAGLGYGLALAGFAAFLYLALVVCAFGVLSLLLDQDVVPERDAGPLLGPVSVAVCVVAVLVAMVTLAARPAVHRVLGPSLLTGVVVYLLFLVTGGALYGLGRQEPGEILGWILDHAPTVFAIATGVLAAAVQLVFLLLLARRDAGGRSPHWGWEGDERE
- the rplW gene encoding 50S ribosomal protein L23, translated to MSQSAAFNKDPRDVIISPVVSEKSYGLIDEGKYTFVVDPRSNKTEIKLAIEKIFGVEVASINTLNRQGKTRRTKFGTGKRKDTKRAIVTLKSGSIDIFTSVG